The segment ACTGAAGCAGCGACTTTCCAGTTCTTCATCGTCTCAGGGAACCGGATTGTCTTCACCAGCTAATCGTGTTGAAATTCAATCGGCAAAGTTTCCCCTTTCGCATCGAGTCGCTCGTGGATCAGGGCAACAACCGGAATACGTCAGCAATTTCAGCGAAGAGGGTTATCTCGAAGCGGTAACCCGAGTGCAGGAATATATCACGGATGGGGATATCTTTCAGGCGAATCTTTCGCAGCGATTGTTAACTCCTCAACGAACAGACTCACTTCCATTGTATTCCCAGCTTCGAACTCGCAACCCTGCTCCCTTTGCTGCTTATTACCAACAGGACGATTGGTTTCTGGCGAGTTCTTCACCGGAGCGGTTTGTTCAAGTGCAGGGTAAGCAGGTCAGCACGCGACCGATCAAAGGAACACGACAGCGACGTCGGGCGGAAGCAGATCTATTCACCCGTGATGAACTGCGCCAAAGCGAAAAGGATCGCTCCGAGAACGTGATGATTGTCGACCTCCTGCGAAACGATCTCTCCCGTGTCTGCCGGCCAGGGACGATTCATGTACCCGATCTGTGTCGAGTGGAAATGTATGAGACGGTGCAGCACCTGGTATCCGAGGTGCGAGGTGAACTTCAACCGGACAAAACTGTTTGGGATCTTATCGCGGCAACCTTTCCGGGTGGTTCCATCACAGGCGCCCCAAAAATTCGGGCGATGCAAGTTATTACTGAACTCGAAACAACTGCTCGCGGCCCCTATTGTGGGTCTCTCTTCTATTCCGGTTTCAATGGCCATTTCGACAGCAGTATTTTGATTCGTACACTCACTGGCAAAGGTGGCTGGATTCAACTTCCGGTCGGTGGCGGGATTGTCATCCAGTCCGATCCGCTGCAGGAGTACGAAGAAACGATGCATAAAGCGGCGGGAATGCGACGAGCACTCGGTACTTCCTGAGTGTTATCTGCTTATACGAACTCGACTTCCGCAGGTTACTGGGCTTTCAGCTAATCTGGTTTGATACGAATCGGGAAACGCAGACCTGTTTTCGGACTGGATTCCCGTTAGAATCAGGTCGATATTCTCATTGAGTGCTTTGAATCTTTCCATCAACCCTAACTTTTCTGTGTGAATCACACTGTTCTGATGATTGTTCTAATCGATAACTACGACAGTTTCGTCTTCAATCTGGCCCGCTATTGCCAGGAATTGGGGTGTGATACGCACGTGGTACGTTCGGATGAAATCGATGCGAATGGTATTAGGAAAATGGATCCCCAGGCAATTATTTTGTCTCCGGGACCCTGCACTCCGCGAGAAGCGGGAAATTGTCTGTCCATCGTCGAGACGCTGTTGGAAGAATATCCGATATTGGGAGTCTGTCTGGGACATCAGGTGATCGCGGCGGCAACGGGATCTGAAATTATTCACGCACCGGAACCGATCCACGGACGGACATCCCGCGTCGAGCATGTTGGATCGGCCCTGTTTGAAAACGTGCCTAACCCATTTCAGGCAACGCGTTATCATTCGCTGATTATTGATGAAGCGAGTCTCGGTGAGGAGTTTCAGATTACAGCCCGTTCGGACGACGGAGTTCCCATGGCGATCGAGCATCATCGATTGCCTGTGATGGGGGTTCAATTTCATCCAGAATCGATTCTGACGGATCATGGTCATCGGCTCATACACAACTTCTTTAGTGTCGCCGGATTAAAGACCCCTGACTATGAATCGCGTGAGCTACCACATCCCAATGAAAAATACAGCACCACCCCGCTGACGCCGGTGCATACCCCCGGACCGGTTCCTCTTCGCTAACCGTTACACACTTCGCGGCAAACTCTGCCGGCGATATCTGCTCAACAGTTTTAACCGGTAAGGTCTTCGCAGAAATAGCGACCCATTTCTATTGGCGCTGACTCGCTGGAAAACCAACCTCGATTCCGCATTATCGAGATCTCTTTTTCTTCTGGACCGATAATGACTCTGACGGAGTCTCAGGTAACTTTACGAGGAGCGTATCGACTGAAAATCCAGTCGGAGTGTGTCCCCCTTCCCTGTGCTGCTTCTTCCAGGAGTGAAGGCTCGGTGCAGGAGCCGATCACAATCACGATCTGGATAGACCCAGCATGAGTTCAGCCTTCCCGCCGCCGATGTGACTGCAAATATACATCAACTCACGGCCCGATTCCTGAAACTTGATGCGAATGGTAAAACCGGAAAAAATCACTTGGCTTCTCTAATACAAAAACGCAACAAGACGACGCTGTTTCTGATGGCACTTGTATTGGTATTCGTTCTCTCCGCTGGCTTGCTACGGGGACAGTCGAATTCCGGAAAGCATGGCATCTGGCATTCCGATTTCCGAAAAGCCTACGATGAAGCCAAACGGACGAACCGCCCACTGTTGATTCATTTCTACGCAGACTGGTGTATGCCCTGCCAGAAGATGGAGAAAGAAGTTCTCTCTTCTCGGGAATTGTCTCAGTTGGTGAATAATGATTTTGTCGCTGTTAAAATCAATGCCGATCATCATCAGGATGTCGTCGAGCACTTTTCCGTTAAGTCGCTTCCCAGTGATGTGATCATTGACCCTGCTGGAAAGGTGCTGTTGCGGAACAAAGGTTATTTGAAACCAAACGTGTACCTGGCCGGTATTCATTCCGCATCGAAAAGCTATCAACCCGGGGCACCACCGAAACAGGAAGTCCCGCGCCAGACACAAAAACCGGGGTCGATGCCCGCAGAGCAGCGAGGTGAAGCGAGTTCAGTTAAAGTTGGGTTGAACGGATTCTGTCCGGTCTCTCTGTACCTCAACAAAAAATGGGAACGCGGGAATCCAGATTTCAAAGCTAGCTTTCAAGATGTGGTTTACTTCTTTACTTCACGTCAGGCTCGCGATGAGTTTCAGCGAAGTCCCGAAAAGTATGCTCCCGAATACCTCGGTTGCGACCCAGTGATTCTCACTGAAAGTGGCCACGCCGTCCCAGGCTCAACCAAGTACGCGGCTTACTCCAAAGAGAGGCTATACCTGTTTCTGATTCCAGAAACACGCGAGCGATTTAACCGGACACCGGAAAAGTACATCAATTACCGGCAGGCACTCAATATCGAACAGATTGAACAAACCGCTGATGCTGGCTTCGTTCGAGAGTCCTTCTGAACCGGTAGCCTGTCGATGGAATGACTTTGAGCAAGGCCGCAGGTCAGTTTAAACGGGTATTCTGGGACAGCTGGTGGCTGGAAACCATTGTGTTGGTTGATCTTATGATTACCGGTTCGGTGCCTTCCAGCTGTCGATTTCGCTACAATTCCTCCGTTCGTAATATTTTGACAGAGATAGTGAAATCTTGTGAAACTGATGATAGATCAATTGACAGGTTTAACTTCAGAAGTAGAATAGATTAAGCATCAAAACGATGCTGTATGAATGCAGCCTTGCTGACGATTCATCGGTTAACGGAAAGGTTCGTTGACAACTATTTTTGATTCGTCATCTTCCTAAGGCAGAAGTGTAATACTTCGCTCTTGTTTGGCTATCGCCGAACAACTTTGGATTCCGCCTCTAACTACCGTTAGAGCGATGCTTCATTGCTCCAAACGGCAAGAGAGCTTTTCTCAAACGCTTTCTGTTGCTCTCGGTACATGTCCCCAGAACCTTAGTTCGGTTTCTGAGTGTGGTCTTGTATCTTCCCTGTTCTTCTGAACAAACGCCGATGGTTTGAGATTGTGGTTTTCCAGTCAGGTCACATTGTATGGGTGTCAAAATATGGGATTCAGCTTTTCCCCTGCATACCTTCAATTGATAACAGGCCAATAAGAAGAGCCGGTATTTCTTTTATTCGTACCCTCCAGTGGGACTGCTTTATTGCAGTCAATGATTTTTCTTTCTCGCGTTCTACTCAGTTGGTTCAGGTCAGTTTGATAGGACCAGTTCAACAGAGTTGAGAAAGGTTCCCGGTACTGTTAACTGATGATCGTTGGTCTTGTACTTCGCCTTTGGCGATCAGCACGACTATGTGAGCATCACCTGTGAACGAAATCTCTTCTGGATGAAATCACCCCTGGTCGAAAATATTTAGTACAACCACCAATGGGATTTGAAAGGCTTTTAACTACCGATTGAATCACTCGGCAGCATTTGTTGGAACTTGTTCCATTCTCTTGGCGCCAGTAGAACCTCAATCGACAAAAAACAATCCAACGCTCACTTTGTAATGTCAGGATGACATTCGAACATCCGGCCTTTGATTCGTGAGTCCTTCCTTCAGCTGCCTCTCCTATGGTCATAGGCGCTGGAAGTGAAACTGTTGTGTTGGCAAACGAGTAACCCCAAGTCGACATTTGGATGTCTGCTTGAAGGCGAATTCACCAACAGCGGTTTCCCACCCACATTCAATATTCAGGTTTCAGATAGTTCTTTGCTCTTTTGATTAACAGATTTCACCGTGAAGAATTGCATCTCTTACCTGTTCTTTGGTCTTTCAAAAAAACTGAGCCCCTCTAAACAAACTGTGGCTAAATCTAACGATTTGATTTCAGCCTCTGGCAGGTACGAATTTGATTCGCGAACTTGCTTAAATTCAACTCGGTCGGCATCGACCGGAAAACTCTCTTCAGACCGTTTTCCAATGAAGCCGCTCCTTTCTAACTAACACATTCGATGGTATGCAGCTAAATGCTTCTCGGTCGACTTATTCAATTGTTCTCCTTCTGAATTATACGGATATCGAGAACTCGCTTTGGTCGACTGTCCCACATTGATTTAAAAATTGGAATCGCTTTATGAGCACTCAGAAATCAAGTTTTTCTGATGAGGATACTAAAAAAAGTCGCACCCCTCGCCGTACGCGGCGACCTGCTTCCAAGAAAACTCCTCCGCCCGAACAGGACTCGGATATGGACTCTTTCGATGAGGGTCTCGATCTCGAACCGATTTCGAAAGGAGGCGCAGAGGCTTCGACAGATGATGACACTGGTGACTCTGGTGACGGCCAACGCCGTCGTCGTCGTCGTCGCCGTCGCGGTGGACGAAGCGATAGCAATAATTCCAATTCCAGCTCCAACTCAAATTCAAATTCTAATTCCGGGTCTAACTCCAGTTCGGGGTCAAATTCCGGCTCTGGATCTGGTGGTGGCCGAAATCAGCAGTACAACCAGCGACGTGGAGATCGTCCTTCTGGAGGCGGAGGTGGGGGACGCAACCGTAGTAATCAGCAGGGTGGACGAAAAAGAGATAACAGTGGAAACCGCGACCGAAATAGTAACAGTAATAATCGTCGGACCCGGGCTGTTTATACTGGTGAAGAGATTAATGGAATCATCAAAGGTGTGCTGGAACTTCATCCAAAAGGTTACGGCTTTCTCCGTGACCCTTCCAAGAACTATGCCGCTCAAGAGTCCGATTCCTTCGTTTCAAGTTCGATTATCGAAAAGTACAGCCTGAGAGAAGGCATTCTTATCGAAGGCGATGTCGGTCCTGGTGCCAAAGGACAGGGACCACGCTTAAAAGAGATTGTTTCGATTGATGGTCGTACGGTTGAAGAGTATGCCACCATCAAGAACTTCGAAGATCTGACACCGATTAACCCATGTGAACAGATTCGTCTTGAAACAGGTCCCCAGCCGGTAACTATGCGGGTAATGGACCTCTTGACGCCCATCGGAAAAGGCCAGCGAGCTCTGCTCGTCGCCCCACCCCGTACAGGTAAAACGATGCTCCTGCAGGACATCGCGAACTCGGTTTCGATCAATCACCCTGAAGTCCATCTGATGGTGCTTTTGATCGACGAACGACCGGAAGAAGTCACCGAGATGACTCGTCGTATCAAAGGGGAAGTGATCGCTTCCTCAATGGACCGAGATGTCGAAAGTCATGTTCGTATCAGTCAGTTGATCATCGAACGCGGAAAACGAATCGCTGAATCTGGCAAAGATGTTTTCATCCTGCTCGACTCGATCACGCGTACCGCTCGTGCTTTCAATAAATGGATTGGAAATACGGGACGTACAATGTCCGGTGGACTCGATGTGAAAGCGATGGATATTCCGAAGAAGATGTTCGGGACTGCCCGTCTCTTCGATGAGGGAGGTTCATTGACAGTCGTTGCCACGGCACTGATCGATACGGGAAGCCGTATGGATGAGGTGATCTTCCAGGAGTTCAAAGGGACAGGAAATATGGAACTAGTCCTGAGCCGCGACCTTGCTGATCGCCGCATCTGGCC is part of the Polystyrenella longa genome and harbors:
- the rho gene encoding transcription termination factor Rho → MSTQKSSFSDEDTKKSRTPRRTRRPASKKTPPPEQDSDMDSFDEGLDLEPISKGGAEASTDDDTGDSGDGQRRRRRRRRRGGRSDSNNSNSSSNSNSNSNSGSNSSSGSNSGSGSGGGRNQQYNQRRGDRPSGGGGGGRNRSNQQGGRKRDNSGNRDRNSNSNNRRTRAVYTGEEINGIIKGVLELHPKGYGFLRDPSKNYAAQESDSFVSSSIIEKYSLREGILIEGDVGPGAKGQGPRLKEIVSIDGRTVEEYATIKNFEDLTPINPCEQIRLETGPQPVTMRVMDLLTPIGKGQRALLVAPPRTGKTMLLQDIANSVSINHPEVHLMVLLIDERPEEVTEMTRRIKGEVIASSMDRDVESHVRISQLIIERGKRIAESGKDVFILLDSITRTARAFNKWIGNTGRTMSGGLDVKAMDIPKKMFGTARLFDEGGSLTVVATALIDTGSRMDEVIFQEFKGTGNMELVLSRDLADRRIWPSIDISRSGTRREELILPPETIDCLTMLRRSLIQLSPIEAMDELTRRLAQFPSNEEFLQKIKMIL
- a CDS encoding thioredoxin family protein; its protein translation is MASLIQKRNKTTLFLMALVLVFVLSAGLLRGQSNSGKHGIWHSDFRKAYDEAKRTNRPLLIHFYADWCMPCQKMEKEVLSSRELSQLVNNDFVAVKINADHHQDVVEHFSVKSLPSDVIIDPAGKVLLRNKGYLKPNVYLAGIHSASKSYQPGAPPKQEVPRQTQKPGSMPAEQRGEASSVKVGLNGFCPVSLYLNKKWERGNPDFKASFQDVVYFFTSRQARDEFQRSPEKYAPEYLGCDPVILTESGHAVPGSTKYAAYSKERLYLFLIPETRERFNRTPEKYINYRQALNIEQIEQTADAGFVRESF
- a CDS encoding anthranilate synthase component II, which gives rise to MIVLIDNYDSFVFNLARYCQELGCDTHVVRSDEIDANGIRKMDPQAIILSPGPCTPREAGNCLSIVETLLEEYPILGVCLGHQVIAAATGSEIIHAPEPIHGRTSRVEHVGSALFENVPNPFQATRYHSLIIDEASLGEEFQITARSDDGVPMAIEHHRLPVMGVQFHPESILTDHGHRLIHNFFSVAGLKTPDYESRELPHPNEKYSTTPLTPVHTPGPVPLR
- a CDS encoding anthranilate synthase component I family protein, producing MSVTLDQHLAGNRLPLVAELVEFPDPIEALSRVIDLPRPLLLESARTDTELGRYSFLMADPFRTFDLQEATTGDDPFFELRAELEQFQANHIEGLPPFQGGAAGLFSYELGHAWEKLPHAVFDEFQIPAFCAGLYDWVIAWDHREQRCWIISHGFSPSANLDQNARAKRTSDELKQRLSSSSSSQGTGLSSPANRVEIQSAKFPLSHRVARGSGQQPEYVSNFSEEGYLEAVTRVQEYITDGDIFQANLSQRLLTPQRTDSLPLYSQLRTRNPAPFAAYYQQDDWFLASSSPERFVQVQGKQVSTRPIKGTRQRRRAEADLFTRDELRQSEKDRSENVMIVDLLRNDLSRVCRPGTIHVPDLCRVEMYETVQHLVSEVRGELQPDKTVWDLIAATFPGGSITGAPKIRAMQVITELETTARGPYCGSLFYSGFNGHFDSSILIRTLTGKGGWIQLPVGGGIVIQSDPLQEYEETMHKAAGMRRALGTS